In Limanda limanda chromosome 21, fLimLim1.1, whole genome shotgun sequence, a genomic segment contains:
- the ubald1a gene encoding UBA-like domain-containing protein 1, whose amino-acid sequence MDELKHQVMINQFVLTAGCAADQAKQLLQAAHWQFETALSVFFQETNIPYGHHHQMMCTPANTPATPPNFPDALTMFSRLKASESFNSGSGGSPMSASMATSPPPPQVGGWGCAPHVPQPPQGLWTQGQPPTQPCPAWPTGGNQHAGTEQKASVVMEAER is encoded by the exons ATGGATGAACTCAAACATCAAGTCATGATAAACCAGTTCGTCCTGACGGCGGGCTGTGCGGCGGACCAGGCGAAGCAGCTCCTGCAGGCGGCACACTGGCAGTTCGAG ACTGCCCTCAGTGTCTTTTTCCAAGAGACAAATATTCCATACGGCCATCATCATCAAATG ATGTGCACCCCAGCCAACACGCCAGCCACGCCCCCCAACTTCCCGGACGCCCTGACCATGTTCTCGCGGCTGAAGGCGTCCGAGAGCTTCAACAGCGGCAGCGGCGGCAGCCCCATGTCCGCCTCCATGGCcacctcccccccgcccccccaggTCGGCGGCTGGGGGTGCGCACCCCACGTGCCGCAGCCTCCACAGGGACTCTGGACTCAGGGGCAGCCCCCCACGCAGCCCTGCCCCGCCTGGCCCACGGGGGGGAACCAGCACGCGGGCACCGAGCAGAAAGCTAGTGTAGTGATGGAGGCAGAGAGATGA